In one Sphingomonas sanguinis genomic region, the following are encoded:
- a CDS encoding YncE family protein, with the protein MKQLILAALAGTTLAPVAATAQQVPNAQPDMPMSPRDRFYTSDQFSNTVSVIDPSANRLLGVIKLGDPTPMNLSPLYRGQLLVHGMGFSPDRRTLAVVSIGSNAVSFIDTATNSVRHTTYVGRSPHEAFFRPDGREVWVSVRGEDYIAVLDGTTYKETGRISVPNGPGMTIFSPDGKYGYVCSSFSPETVVIDTASKQIVGRVKQESPFCPDIAATPDGKQVWLTLKDIGKVMVFDARPPFAVLKSFATGAITNHVNIAKTPRGQFAYVTVGTENVVKVFRTDNFAQIATILVGALPHGLWPSGDGSRIYVGLENADAVAAIDTATNKVIATIPIGQGPQGVAYVPGAVPSGDGLAGLQPLAKAGEKVQLMLSGTGQSQVTLFDQGQVQILQAAVAGLPPKMPFVLGLSTSPDGKGPVEPLAKFMTNPAGGAIVNAVGPLRQIVTQAAPAGGRRYLVIASGQPDAEGNVVQRQIER; encoded by the coding sequence GTGAAGCAGCTGATCCTTGCAGCCCTTGCGGGCACCACGCTGGCCCCCGTCGCAGCGACCGCGCAGCAGGTGCCGAACGCACAGCCTGACATGCCCATGTCGCCCCGCGACCGGTTCTATACCTCGGACCAGTTTTCCAACACCGTGTCGGTCATCGATCCGTCCGCCAATCGGCTGCTCGGCGTCATCAAGCTGGGTGATCCCACGCCGATGAATCTCAGCCCGCTGTATCGTGGGCAGTTGCTGGTCCACGGCATGGGCTTTTCGCCTGACCGGCGGACGCTGGCGGTCGTGTCGATCGGATCGAATGCGGTCAGCTTCATCGATACCGCGACCAACAGCGTCCGGCACACTACCTATGTTGGCCGTAGTCCGCACGAGGCCTTCTTCCGCCCCGATGGCCGGGAGGTCTGGGTCAGCGTGCGCGGCGAGGACTATATCGCGGTCCTCGATGGCACGACCTACAAGGAGACGGGCCGCATTTCCGTCCCGAACGGTCCCGGCATGACGATCTTCTCGCCGGACGGGAAGTACGGCTATGTCTGCTCCAGCTTCTCGCCCGAAACCGTGGTGATCGACACCGCGTCGAAGCAGATCGTCGGCCGGGTGAAGCAGGAAAGTCCCTTCTGCCCCGACATTGCCGCGACGCCCGATGGCAAGCAGGTGTGGCTGACGCTGAAGGACATCGGCAAGGTCATGGTGTTCGACGCCAGGCCTCCATTCGCGGTGCTGAAGAGCTTCGCGACGGGCGCGATCACCAACCACGTCAACATTGCGAAGACGCCGCGCGGGCAGTTCGCCTATGTGACGGTCGGCACCGAGAATGTCGTGAAGGTGTTTCGCACCGACAATTTCGCCCAGATCGCGACGATCCTGGTCGGCGCGCTGCCGCACGGGCTGTGGCCCTCGGGCGACGGCAGCCGCATCTATGTCGGCTTGGAAAATGCCGATGCGGTGGCCGCGATCGACACCGCGACGAACAAGGTCATCGCCACCATCCCGATCGGGCAAGGCCCGCAAGGCGTCGCCTATGTCCCCGGCGCGGTACCATCGGGCGACGGCCTGGCTGGTCTTCAGCCGCTCGCAAAGGCAGGCGAGAAGGTGCAGCTGATGCTCTCCGGCACAGGCCAAAGCCAAGTGACGCTGTTCGATCAAGGGCAGGTGCAGATCCTGCAGGCCGCCGTCGCGGGCCTGCCACCCAAGATGCCGTTCGTTCTGGGCCTGTCCACCAGCCCCGACGGCAAAGGCCCGGTCGAACCGCTGGCCAAGTTCATGACCAATCCCGCCGGTGGTGCGATCGTCAACGCGGTCGGACCGCTGCGGCAGATCGTCACGCAGGCCGCCCCCGCAGGTGGGCGCCGCTATCTGGTGATCGCCTCTGGTCAGCCAGACGCTGAAGGGAATGTCGTGCAACGGCAGATCGAACGGTAA
- the copM gene encoding CopM family metallochaperone → MRITLKTTLAAAALLSGAALAQTNDFATAMAGAMQRMHQAMAVPSTGDFDRDFAAMMIPHHQGAIDMAEAELRFGKDERLRRLAQGIIVEQRQEISVMQAILKEKGRAPAAPQTHHSEGTHR, encoded by the coding sequence GTGAGAATCACACTCAAGACAACGCTCGCTGCTGCCGCTCTGCTCAGCGGCGCGGCGCTGGCCCAGACCAACGACTTCGCCACCGCGATGGCCGGTGCGATGCAGCGCATGCATCAGGCGATGGCGGTCCCTTCGACCGGCGATTTCGACCGCGACTTCGCCGCGATGATGATCCCGCATCATCAGGGTGCCATCGACATGGCCGAGGCGGAACTCCGCTTCGGCAAGGACGAGCGGCTACGTCGCCTGGCGCAGGGGATCATCGTCGAGCAACGGCAGGAGATCTCGGTGATGCAGGCCATCCTGAAAGAAAAGGGCCGCGCTCCGGCCGCGCCTCAGACCCACCACTCGGAAGGAACCCATCGGTGA
- a CDS encoding YeiH family protein — protein MTTIARPNTAAATGRSHRLLALLPGIGLCLAVTGAAYSLEAGERAIAGKAWLEALVLAILIGTAIRSLWTPGDRWHNGIAFSAKYLLEVAVVLLGASVSAATILAAGVPLLVGIAGVVASAILLSFGIGRLLGLPTRMALLVACGNSICGNSAIAAVAPVIGADSDDVAASIAFTAVLGVIVVLGLPLLGIALGMSGIAFGALAGLTVYAVPQVIAAASPLGAAAVQMGTLVKLVRVLMLGPVCLVLSLIAPRLAPQELPAGELVAGTAAPRKFDLAHLVPWFIVGFLAMVACRSMGLVPTAAIMPIGRIATLLTVVSMAALGLGVDVRTVAKAGGKVTTAVVLSLLGLGAISMSLLALLHIA, from the coding sequence GTGACCACCATCGCTCGACCGAACACTGCTGCAGCCACCGGGCGGTCTCATCGACTGCTCGCCCTTTTGCCGGGTATCGGTCTGTGCCTGGCCGTGACCGGCGCCGCCTATTCGCTGGAAGCAGGCGAGCGCGCGATCGCGGGCAAGGCGTGGCTGGAGGCGCTGGTGCTCGCCATCCTGATCGGCACCGCGATCCGCAGCCTGTGGACGCCCGGCGACAGATGGCATAACGGCATCGCGTTCAGCGCCAAATATCTGCTGGAGGTCGCGGTCGTCCTGCTCGGGGCCTCGGTCAGCGCCGCCACCATCCTGGCTGCTGGCGTACCCCTGCTTGTCGGCATCGCCGGCGTGGTGGCCAGTGCGATCCTGCTGAGCTTCGGCATAGGTCGTTTGCTGGGCCTGCCAACGCGCATGGCACTGCTGGTCGCGTGCGGCAACTCGATCTGCGGCAATTCGGCCATCGCCGCGGTCGCGCCGGTAATCGGGGCCGACAGCGACGACGTCGCCGCCTCCATTGCGTTTACCGCCGTACTGGGTGTCATCGTCGTGCTGGGCCTGCCGCTGCTTGGGATCGCGCTCGGCATGAGCGGCATTGCTTTCGGCGCGCTCGCCGGACTGACTGTGTATGCGGTGCCGCAGGTGATCGCGGCCGCCTCGCCACTGGGGGCTGCGGCCGTGCAGATGGGGACGTTGGTCAAGCTGGTCCGTGTGCTGATGCTGGGGCCAGTCTGCCTCGTCCTGTCGCTGATTGCGCCGCGCCTTGCCCCGCAGGAGCTGCCTGCCGGAGAGCTTGTGGCAGGTACCGCAGCGCCAAGGAAGTTCGACCTCGCCCATCTGGTCCCGTGGTTCATCGTCGGATTTCTTGCGATGGTCGCCTGTCGGTCGATGGGACTGGTGCCGACCGCCGCGATCATGCCGATCGGCCGCATCGCCACCTTGCTGACCGTGGTGTCGATGGCGGCATTGGGACTGGGCGTGGACGTCCGCACGGTCGCCAAGGCGGGCGGCAAGGTGACGACTGCCGTGGTGCTGTCGCTGCTCGGCTTGGGCGCGATCAGCATGTCTCTGCTGGCGCTATTGCACATCGCCTAA
- a CDS encoding LysR family transcriptional regulator, with the protein MTLEQLRIFVAVAEREHMTAAARALNVTQSAASAAIATLEARHAIKLFHRVGRGIALTEAGRLFLAEARGVLARAETAETVLRDLGGLARGTLRVVASQTIAAYWLPPFLATFHARHPAIDIDLAIGNSEQAAARVHDGVADLGIIEGRIDDPALAHWPIGEDRLLLVGAKPFGNAAIDAVWLHRARWVLREPGSGTRSTFDSYLRRLDVDPATLDVALTMPSNESVRTAVEAGAGVAVLSALVVEPAIAVGTLHVAPIAFEPRPFFGLRHKERYRTKAADALLDVIASR; encoded by the coding sequence ATGACGCTGGAACAGCTTCGCATCTTTGTTGCCGTGGCCGAGCGCGAGCATATGACCGCGGCGGCCCGCGCGTTGAACGTTACGCAATCAGCGGCCTCAGCAGCCATCGCTACGCTGGAGGCACGGCATGCGATCAAGCTGTTCCACCGTGTCGGGCGCGGTATCGCGCTGACCGAAGCAGGGCGACTGTTCCTGGCGGAAGCGCGCGGCGTTCTGGCGCGGGCGGAAACGGCCGAGACGGTGCTGCGCGACCTCGGCGGCCTGGCGCGCGGCACACTCCGAGTCGTCGCCAGCCAGACGATTGCCGCTTATTGGCTGCCGCCCTTCCTCGCGACCTTCCACGCGCGTCACCCGGCGATCGATATCGACCTGGCGATCGGCAACAGTGAACAGGCGGCCGCGCGTGTGCATGATGGCGTGGCAGACTTGGGAATCATCGAAGGACGGATCGATGATCCGGCGCTGGCGCATTGGCCGATCGGTGAGGATCGCTTGCTGCTGGTCGGTGCCAAGCCGTTCGGAAACGCGGCGATCGACGCCGTTTGGCTGCATCGGGCACGCTGGGTGCTGCGCGAACCGGGCTCCGGCACGCGCTCGACCTTCGACAGCTACCTGCGCCGCCTGGATGTTGATCCCGCAACACTCGACGTGGCGTTGACGATGCCCTCCAACGAGAGCGTCCGCACGGCTGTCGAGGCCGGGGCTGGCGTCGCCGTTCTGTCGGCGCTGGTGGTCGAACCCGCCATCGCGGTAGGCACGCTGCATGTCGCCCCAATCGCGTTCGAGCCTCGCCCTTTCTTCGGGCTACGGCACAAGGAGCGCTATCGCACGAAAGCTGCGGATGCTCTGTTAGACGTGATCGCCTCGCGATAG